A window of the Lactuca sativa cultivar Salinas chromosome 7, Lsat_Salinas_v11, whole genome shotgun sequence genome harbors these coding sequences:
- the LOC111881375 gene encoding uncharacterized protein LOC111881375, translated as MLEEFDPVIKEHVRRITSDGLHVHYLGHLIQNELISLLAQEIKKELIKKINEAKYYSIILDCTPDSSHQEQMTIIVRYLTLSYNSVTVEESFLGFLNVDDTSGKGIFDITLEELQSLGLEIDDMRGQGYDNGANMKGKHQGVQKRFLDINPRAFYTPCGCHSLNLTLCDMANKCVKGKNFFGFIQRIYTIFANSTKRWEILKDNVKAWSLKSLCQTRWESRVESVKAIKLQLVDVREALLQVGEKDNDAAIASEATSLAEKKLGDFEFLVSTVIWYEVLNHVNIVSKKLQSKDMHLDNAITEINKLIGYFKNHRETGFSKAIVEAKEITIEMGIDPIFPQKRLIERKRRFDESSTSEEVSFTPEENFRVNYFLFIVDQAISSLETRFEQFKEYDRVFGFLFPHNLRGIEDKDLKSYCHRLEKALKFEERSDIDADELYTELKLFETLETNEFSNPIDVLKFLKELDYFPNASIAYRILLTIPVTVTSAERSFSKLKFVKSYLRSTMTQERLSGLAMISIENEILESIDYEELINQFAIKNARRASRILG; from the coding sequence ATGTTGGAAGAGTTTGACCCGGTTATCAAAGAGCATGTGCGGCGGATCACAAGTGATGGGCTTCATGTGCATTATCTTGGCCACTTAATCCAAAACGAACTAATATCTTTGCTAGCTCAAGAAATTAAAAAAGAACTTATCAAGAAGATAAATGAAGCAAAGTACTACTCAATCATACTTGATTGTACTCCCGATTCAAGTCACCAGGAACAGATGACTATAATAGTGAGGTATTTGACGTTATCATATAACTCTGTTACTGTCGAGGAGTCCTTTTTAGGTTTTTTGAATGTTGATGATACCTCTGGAAAAGGAATATTTGATATTACACTTGAGGAGTTACAGTCTCTTGGTCTTGAAATTGATGATATGCGTGGACAAGGCTATGATAATGGAGCAAACATGAAAGGAAAACACCAAGGGGTGCAAAAGAGATTTTTAGATATAAATCCTAGAGCATTTTACACTCCTTGTGGTTGTCATTCTCTTAATCTTACATTATGTGATATGGCTAACAAGTGTGTTAAAGGAAAGAACTTTTTTGGATTCATCCAACGCATTTATACTATCTTTGCAAATTCTACTAAGAGGTGGGAAATTTTGAAAGATAATGTTAAAGCTTGGAGTCTTAAGTCATTGTGTCAAACTCGTTGGGAAAGCCGGGTTGAGAGTGTAAAGGCTATTAAACTTCAACTTGTGGATGTACGGGAAGCTTTACTTCAAGTTGGAGAAAAAGATAATGATGCTGCAATTGCAAGTGAAGCAACTTCACTAGCAGAAAAAAAACTTGGTGACTTTGAATTTTTGGTATCAACTGTTATTTGGTATGAAGTACTAAACCATGTAAATATTGTGAGTAAGAAGTTACAATCAAAGGATATGCATCTTGATAATGCTATTACAGAAATAAACAAATTGATTGGGTACTTCAAGAATCATAGAGAAACTGGTTTTTCAAAAGCGATTGTTGAAGCTAAGGAGATTACTATTGAAATGGGTATTGATCCAATATTTCCACAAAAGCGTTTGATTGAAAGGAAAAGAAGGTTTGATGAGAGTTCAACTAGCGAAGAAGTTTCATTTACACCTGAAGAGAACTTTAGAGTCAATTATTTCTTATTCATTGTTGATCAAGCTATTTCTTCTCTTGAGACAAGATTTGAACAATTCAAAGAGTATGACAGAgtatttggttttttatttccaCATAATTTGAGGGGAATTGAAGATAAAGATCTAAAGTCGTATTGTCATCGTCTTGAAAAAGCACTCAAGTTTGAAGAAAGATCGGATATTGATGCCGATGAACTTTATACGGAGTTGAAATTATTTGAGACATTGGAAACCAATGAGTTTAGCAACCCTATAgatgttttgaagtttttgaaagaACTTGATTATTTCCCAAATGCAAGCATTGCATATAGAATATTGTTAACTATTCCAGTAACGGTTACATCTGCAGAAAGGAGTTTTTCAAAATTGAAGTTTGTGAAATCTTACTTACGCTCCACAATGACACAAGAAAGACTTAGCGGTTTGGCAATGATATCTATCGAGAATGAAATCTTAGAGAGTATAGACTATGAAGAGTTGATCAACCAATTTGCAATCAAGAATGCTAGGAGAGCTTCAAGAATTCTTGGTTAG
- the LOC128127194 gene encoding uncharacterized protein LOC128127194, with product MKYKQPSGSQKRKKRKLDEEKRKADAGALDKFIHRQPIEEHVEEHIEEHIEEHVEEHIEEHVEEQEHIEVEEAEEQVPVKELVDIYDPRRWEKLNSEEIKLLVQKGPKRDNSIMYGPYDKFGRRFSAALYTRTLPNLEKCDREWLVYSKEIDKVFCLCCKVFRKGISKGKLDGDGYADWHHVTTRVKEHEISLDHLTNRNKWFDMRKRLNLNETIDKVQYEQFKKERDY from the coding sequence ATGAAGTATAAACAACCATCCGGTAGTCAAAAACGTAAAAAAAGAAAACTAGATGAAGAAAAGAGAAAGGCTGACGCCGGTGCTCTAgataagtttatccatagacaacCTATTGAAGAACATGTTGAAGAACATATTGAAGAGCACATTGAAGAGCATGTTGAAGAGCACATTGAAGAGCATGTTGAAGAGCAAGAGCATATAGAAGTAGAAGAGGCAGAAGAGCAAGTGCCCGTTAAAGAGCTTGTTGATATATATGATCCAAGAAGGTGGGAAAAACTTAATTCTGAGGAGATTAAACTTTTGGTCCAGAAAGGCCCTAAAAGAGATAATAGTATTATGTATGGTCCCTACGATAAATTTGGTAGACGGTTTTCTGCAGCTTTATATACAAGAACTTTACCAAATTTGGAGAAGTGTGATAGAGAATGGCTAGTATATTCAAAAGAGATTGACAAAGTATTTTGTTTATGTTGTAAAGTGTTTAGAAAAGGGATTTCAAAAGGTAAATTGGATGGTGATGGTTATGCAGATTGGCACCATGTCACCACTAGGGTTAAAGAACACGAAATTTCATTGGATCATCTTACAAATAGGAATAAGTGGTTTGATATGCGTAAAAGACTGAACctaaatgaaacaattgataaagTTCAATACGAGCAATTCAAGAAAGAAAGAGATTACTAG